The Rouxiella sp. WC2420 region ACCAAAGCTGGCTCCTTCCGCGTTCATCACGTCGCCCAATTTCATATCAGCTGCAACGCCAGGAATAACAATGGCTTTCCCGCCCGCGGCTTCCACACCTGCAGCAACTTTCTGGCCTTTACCTAAGCGATCTCCAATTACTACGATGACTTGTCCCATTATTTGAATCTCCAGATAAGTTGTTTATTAATTTGTAAGGTTAAAAATAAAAGTCGATCAGTGATTATTGTCTTTCGCCACTTCAAAATGTACCGAGAGTAAATACGCTTCCTCGATCGGTAAATTCCCTAGCCAATTGACCACCTCTTCGGCCATCTTCATTGACTCTGGCGAAATTTCATCAAAAAGTTCCTTTTCAACCTCGGGTAAAGGTTCGCCGGTAATTGAGCGTAACACCATCGCTTTTACATGAGAGGTCAACATTTGCTGCTGAACGTCATTAGTAAATATATTCTCGGCATTCAACATTCGTTGAATATCTGCTAATAACTGCTCGGTTCTTTCTGGCGCATCTTTTAATTCAAGTGCATTATTCATAACAATCTGCTCTGCCCCTTTTACAGATGCGATCCTATTTTTACTGACAAAATGCGTGCTCTAAAATGATGTTATGGCAATAACCTTTCATCTGTTCTTACCCTACTCGCAGGGACAAGACCTGTGTAGACTGTTTTTTTCCAGTTCAAACTGGAAATAGCGGGCATCAAGTAGATCTATTTCTCAAAAATAGAATACCTGAGTTAGATGAGCTGGCTGGATCGGATTTGGCAGTGTAAATGACTGGAAAATACTGGATGGGAGACGCTGGCCTCCCACCCTAAATCATTTCGTAGGTTATTTGAATTTCTTATGGTTTTCGTTGCGAATAGCTTTAAGACCATCGGCCTCTTTCTTGGCATCGGCCATCTTACCGGCATTGGCCAGCTCAGACGCCTTGTCAATGTGGCTAATCAGATTATCCAGACCTTTGTGGTAATCCTGAATCTCTGGGCTGTTATCGGGTTTCGAGTCCAGTTTTGGTGGCTTGGATTTTTTGGCATCTTCCGCCGCGGCTTTCATTTTCGCCAGACCGGCAACAAAGTCGGCTTTATTATCGGTTTTCATGACTTTACTGTAGTTATCGGAAATGGTGTCCATATCCGTTTCTAAATCTGCCGCCAGCGTCTGTACGCTCCAACCCAGCAGTGCCACTGTAGCTATTGCAATCACATGTTTGTGCATGCTCACCTTCCATTTGTATTTTTATAGGAAATAACGACATTATTTGTGTGACTATTGCTGTTATTAACATAGATGTAACAGCGGCAAAGTGGCATTAGTTTTTTGTAAAGAATATTCAGAACGTGAAGTCGTGCAGAGGGGAGAACAGCGACGAATGGCCCGCCGCTGTTTGAAGATCCTGGAAAATTATTCGCCGGCTATTTTCATCTCTGGCAGGATAATCGAACCACACTGGATATTGCTGCGGGTTTCAATGTCGCTGCCGATGCTGACCATATTACGCAGCATATCTTTCAGATTACCGGCGATAGTGATTTCACTTACCGGGTACTGAATCTCACCGTTTTCAACCCAGAAACCGGCTGCGCCACGGGAATAATCTCCAGTAATGCCGCTTACCGCCTGCCCCATCAATTCAGTCACCAGCAGGCCTTTATCCAGCTTGCGCAGCATCGCGTTAAAGTCATCACCCTGACCCGCAATGCGCCAGTTATGGATGCCGCCCGCATGACCCGTAGTTTGCAGACCCAGTTTACGCGCCGAATAAGAGGTCAACAGCCAGGTTTGCAGAACGCCGTCTTCGACGATATTACGACGGTGAGTGCGCACACCTTCGCTGTCGAACGGCGTGGACGCCAGCCCTTGCAGCAAATGCGGATGCTCTTCAACGGTAATCCAGTCTGGCAGAATCTGTTTGCCCAGGCTGTCGAGCAGATAGGACGATTTACGGTAAATACTGCCACCGCTAATGGCCCCGACCAGATGACCAAACAGGCCTGTCGCGACTTCGGCTGCAAACATCACCGGTGCTTTCATGGTCGGCAACTTGCGAGGACTCAAGCGTGACAGAGTGCGGCGTGCGCATTCGGCACCCACCCACTCAGGACTTTTCAAGTCATTGATTGAACGAGCAATGGTATAAGCGTAATCGCGTTCCATATCTCCGGCCGCTTCTGCAATGACCGATGCCGAAAGCGAATGGCGAGTCGAGCAGTAGCTTTGTAGCATCCCGTGACTGTTGCCAAATACGCGAAGACCATAGTGACTGTTAAAGCTGCCGCCTTCGGTGTTAGTGATGCGCTTATCCGCAGCCAAAGCCGCTTGTTCAGCGCGTGCGGCCAACTCAATACCGCGATCGGCGTCCAGTTCGGTAGGATGGAAAAGGTCGAGATCCGGTGCTTCGAAAGCCAGCAGCTCTTTATCGGCCACGCCAGCAAAAGGATCTGGAGAGGTGTAACGTGCGATATCCAGCGCCGCCTGCACGGTACGTGCGATAGCATCGGGGCTCAAATCGGTCGAGGACGCGCTGCCCTTGCGCTGCTGATAATAGACAGTAATGCCCAGTGCACCATCGCTATTGAATTCAACGTTTTCAACTTCGCCAAAACGGGTGCTAATCCCGATACCGGTAGTTTTACTGACCGCCACTTCCGCACCGTCAGAACCGGCTTTCGCTAACTCCAGGGCCTGCGCTACGGCCTGTTCCAGCGTTTTACGTTGCTCTGCCACTTGAGTGGTTACGTTCATCAGCCCGCCCTTCTTTTGAATAAGGTTTTAAGTAAAAAGTTGGAGTTAATTAGTTCCATATTCTTCAGAGTCTAACAGAGACTTAGTACAATTTCGCATTCCGGCTGGGTCTTTTGTTGCCAACCGTGCGATAATGCGGCCAAGAATTTTAAGGATCCATAATGACTAAGAAAATAGAAGACTGGCTCGACGATGTTCCTGAAGAGGACAACGAAGAAGATGAAGAGATCATCTGGGTCAGCAAAAGTGAAATAAAACGCGATGCCGAAGCACTGAAAGATCTCGGTGCCGAGATGGTTGATCTGGGTAAAAACTCACTCGACAAACTGCCACTTGATGAAGATCTGCGCGCAGCGATTGATTTAGCTCAGAAAATTAAAAAAGAAGGCCGCCGTCGTCAGCTGCAACTTATCGGTAAAATGCTGCGTTCGCGCGACATAGACCCGATTCAGACTGCGCTCGACAAGCTTAAAAACCGCCACAACCAACAGGTTTCGCTGTTCCACAAGCTTGAAGTACTGCGTGACCGTCTGGTTGAAGAAGGCGACGATGTGATCCCGACCGTTTTGGATCTCTATCCTGAAGCCGACCGCCAACAGCTGCGTGCTCTGGTGCGTAACGCGCAAAAAGAGAAAGCTGCGAACAAGCCACCCAAGGCTTATCGCCAGATCTTCCAGTACCTTCGCGAACTTGCCGAGGCACGAAACTAACCTTCGTCCTTGAGGACTAACCTGCGTTCTTGAAGCTGTAGCTGTGTTGGCCGCGCTCACTCACCCGAATCACTGACCTGTGTCAGCTCATCGGGATTCGTTTGCTTGCCGCCTTGCTACAGCGTCAATTACTGGGTTATTCCATTGAATAACTGAATGGTTAAAGAATGGTTTTTTAGTTTCTGAAAAATCAGACTTCAACTTTCAAGTACGCGAACCATCCTCACCCAGCCACAACTTTAATACTGCAATCTTCCCAAAGTAATTGGAGTTGTAGCAAGGCGGCAAGTGAGTAAATTCCCGAGAGCCCAGGGATGGGCTGAATAGCAAAGCTACAGCTTCAATTACGCAGGGGAAAAAGATTGAAGGTGAAGGCACCGTCTAACTCCTCCTCCGCCTCTTCAAACAACAGCACCAGTGAACCGAACTTGCGTTTACGAGCAGCATTCAGATTTGTGAAATCAATTTCGACCGGCAGCTCAATGCTACCTGTAACCTCATCCCATAAGGCATCAAGATTGGCACCGAAATGATCGCCGATACCGAACTGGCGGGCAAAATCGGCATAGAAGGCTGCCAAGTCGGGGATATGATTGAAATCGAAGACCACTTTTTTCATTTGATTTACTCCACCCGCACAACATTCTTGTAGTGATCGCGACTGACATAAATCAGGCCATCATTGGCAAATAATACGCGATCGGCACCGCGTCGTCCGCAGTGATAATTAATATCCGCTTCACGCCAAACTCGACCGGGCGCAGACGGCAGCGTTTTCTCGCGATTGGAGAAACGATCGCCACCGATTGCCTTGCCCGGCAATACCTGACAAAGATTGCCGGATCGCGCGTCCCATCCAGCCTGGCGTGCCTGTTTCTTGGTGACAAAATAGTCTGGCAGACGGTGATTCTGCTGCAAATAGCTGACCACGGTATTCTCCGCCGTCAGCGATTCAATATTCCCTTGCGCAGGATGGAAAAAACTCATTTTCGCCGATGCACTGCCGCAGAACATGACCAGCAGCCCCGCCAATAGCAAATGAGCCCGAACCCACGTGTTTACTGCTCTCATTGTCACCTACTTTCTAAATTAAACCATTTACGTTACAGATTACCCAGATGCAGAGTTTTAACCTGTAAATACTCTTCCAGCCCCAACACTGAACCTTCACGGCCCAGCCCGGACTCTTTCACCCCGCCAAACGGGGCTACTTCCGTTGAAAGAGAGCATTCGTTAATGCCGATCATGCCGCTCTCGATGGCTTCGGCAACGCGGAACACTCGCTGGAGGTTTTGCGAATAAAAATATGCCGCCAGACCAAACTCGGTATTGTTGGCTCGCTCAATCACTTCTTCCTCCGTTTTAAAACGGAAACAGGCAGCCAGTGGGCCAAAGGTCTCTTCGGCGGCGACTTTCATCTGGTCATTGGCGAGGCCAATCACCGTAGGTTGGAAAAAATTCCCCCCCAGCTTGTGACGTTCGCCACCCACCAGCAGTTTTCCGCCGTGTTCTAGAGCATCTTTAACGTGTTCTTCGACCTTTTCAAGACCTTTAATATTAATTAACGGACCGACGATAACTCCTTCGTCCATGCCATTACCTACTTTAAGTTTGCCAACTTCCTCGGCCAGACGACTGACAAAGGTGTCATAGATACCGTCCTGCACATAAATTCGGTTAATCGAGACACAAACCTGGCCGGAATTGCGGAATTTACAGGCTAGGACGCCTTCCAGTGCGGCATCAATATCGGCATCGTCAAAGACGATATAAGGAGCATTGCCGCCCAGCTCCATCGACACTTTTTTCATGGTGTCGGCGCTGTTACGCACCAGGGTTTTACCTACCGCAGTCGAGCCCGTGAAAGAAATTTTGCGCACCGCGCTACTGGCCATAATGGCGTCACTGATGGCTGAAGTGTCTCCGGCAACACCATTGAGCACGCCGTCCGGCACGCCTGCCTGCTTAGCCAGCTCCAGCAGAGCAAAGGCTGACAGCGGCGTATTGTTGGCCGGTTTGATTAATCCGGTACAACCGGCGGCCAATGCAGGGCCAAGCTTACGAGTCAGCATCGCCAGCGGGAAATTCCACGGCGTGATAGCCGCTACAACCCCAACCGGCTCGCGAGTTGCCAGAATCCGGGATCCTGCTTTTACCGGCGGGATGATTTCACCGTTGGCGCGTTTTGCCTCCTCGCCAAACCATTGCAGGAAGCTCGCGGCGTATTCGACTTCACCCAGCGCTTCCTTCAGTGGCTTGCCTTGCTCGGCAACCATCAGTTCGCCGAGAAACTGTTTATTCTCCAGCATCAGTTGATACCAGCGATTGAGGATCTCGGAACGCTGTTTTCCCGTTTTTTTACGCCAGGCCGGGAATGCGTCGCTGGCCGCCTTGATCGCCGCTTCAGTTTCGGCTTTGCCCGCCCGCGCGACTTTCGCGACAACTTCACCCGTTGCAGGGTTGTCGACATCGAAAGTTTCACTGGCAGTTTTCCACTGGCCAGCAACAAAATAGCCAGTTTTAAACAAATTGTGTTCGGAAATTTTCTTCTGTTGAGCAGACATAATGAGTGTTTCTCCTGAACGAGGGCCGTCGGTTTCTGGCCGTAAAACCAAAGATAATTAATGATTAAGTATAGTCATTAAAACCCTCACTGTAGGCGTATCTACTCAGCGCACTGTGCTTTTCAGAAAGCTTAACCCCAGTATTTCATGCTACTTTTTAACCAATTTCTGCTATTTCCCCCATCGCTTGCCAGAGTCCTTGCGCACCATTTCGGTGCAATGCAGCTTATAAATAGCACGCAAATAATGCGAATAACCTCTATATGCAGGCTATTAGTACAATTCTATCGGCTGTTTAACAGTCTGGCACGGTTCCTGCTCATTAGTTTTATGCATCAAAAAGGGATGGTTGATGTTTCTTAAAACGTTAACAGAGATGGTTTCTGTCATTCATCAAATTCTATACCCTAAAGAGGACCGCTATGACTCAGGGGACATTGAAAAAAAAATTAGGCCTGGTGGATCTTACCCTATTGGGTGTGGGTTCAATGATTGGCTCAGGGTGGCTCTACGCGGCACTGACAAGTTCTGGGTATGCAGGAGGGTTAACCGGTTGGGCGTGGTTACTTGGCGCCGTAATGGTGTTGTTGATTGGTTTGGTGTTTGCTGAACTCGCTGCGGCAATTCCTCGCGCTGGCGGCTTTGTGCGTTATCCGCAGTACACTCACGGCAACGTGGTGGGATTTGTTATCGGCGTCAGCTCGCTGCTGGCCTACACCTCCACAGCAGGGGTTGAGGTTGAGGCTGTGCGTCAGTACGCAATGTACTGGTGGCCGGCGTTAGGTAACACCGACAGCAGCCCGACGACTCTCGGTTTCATTATGCAGATTCTCCTGCTGGTAGGCTTTTTCCTGCTGAACTACTGGAGCGTCAAGTTCTTTGGCCGTATCAATACCATCATTACTACCTTCAAATTTATCGTTCCGGTAATGGTGATCATCACGCTGTTTGGTTACTACCACGGCGCTAACCTTGAGGTTCCCGGCACCAATCCTGGCGGCGCGCACGGCGTATTCTCTTCTCTGACCGGCGCAGGCATCGTGTTTGCCTACCTCGGATTCCGTCAGGCCGTGGACTTTGCCAGCGAGGCGAAAAATCCGCAGCGCAACATTCCTATTGCTATCGTTTTGGCAATCGCCATCAGCTTTGTGGTTTATATCCTGCTGCAATTTGCGTTCATGGGCGCGGTGCCAACCGACCTGCTGAGCACGCACGGCTGGGTTGGCCTGAAAAGCGTCTTCCAGTCTCCTTATGCCGATCTGGCACGCAGTCTGGGCATTACCTGGTTGATTAACCTGATCTTGATCGATGCGGTCATCTCTCCAGCAGGTACCGGTAACATTTATCTCGCGGGTGCTTCGCGCGTGCTGTTTGCCTGGGCGAAGAATGGACACCTGTTCAACATCTTTGCAAAAGTTGACCCTAAGTCCGGCGTTCCGCGCGGTGCGCTGTGGCTGTCGCTGGTTCTGGCCATTGCCTGGACTCTGCCTTCCGAGTTCCAGGTTTGGGGTGGACTGATTGGTGCGGTAACGTCGGCAACGGTGTTTACCTATTTGCCGGGTCCGGTCAATGCTGGCGTGCTGCGCGCTCGTCTGCCAGGTCTGAAACGTCCGTTCAAACTGCCGGTCTTTGGCCTGATCAGCCCATTGGCGTTCATCGCCAGTAGCCTGCTGATTTACTGGAGCGGCTGGTCAGTGAACATTCTGTTGATCCCGATTCTGCTGATTGCCTGGGTTGCTTACGTAGTGTTCGGCAAAAAAGATGAGAACTTCGGACGCGATGTTAAGAGCTCAATCTGGCTGCTGGTGTACTACCTGATAGTGCTGGTGCTGTCTTATCTGGGCACATACGGCGGTATCAACGCGATTTCCAGCCCGATGGATATGGTGCTGCTGATCATAGTAACGCTGGTCTGCTACTACTGGGGCGTTGCTTCAGGTCATGAAACGCTGGTGATTCCGCACGATGAAGATGAACCAGAGGATGATGTCACTCCGGTGAAGGTAAAGTCTGCCTATCAGTAATCATTAAGTAAAAGAAAAGGCTGACACCGCGAGGAGTCAGCCTTTTTTATTGTTCGCTGTTCAGTGATTACTGCAAGAACGCGCGCTGATAATTATTTAACAAATCGTATAAACGCCTGACCGGCTCAGTCACTTTGAGAGGCGCATCGTATTCCACCAGCTTCTGCTGATACTCGCTCATTTCACTTAACAAACGCTGATAATAATATTCGCGTTTGCCCTCACTCTGAGATGAAACCACACGATCGGCAGTATTACGAATTCGTTTATGAAACGCCGACAATTCTTCATTAACCGGGACTTCGGCAATCTTTAAACGTTGATGGGCAATAATCAGTTGCAACGCCAGACGGTATTTCCCCATGTCGTTCGGGAACAGAACCAACAGCTGATTCAACTGGTGATAAAGCGCAGGAAGATGGTTCTCACGACGGCGATAGGCTTTGGTGGTCAACGCGGAAACAGCACTGCTCACGAAGCGATTAAGCAGTGTACGCCCGGTTTTATCACGCGATTTGTCGCGAATTAGCATCAGTACCAGCAGTGCAATTACGCAGCCGATCGCCTGACCGGTGGCATTGTCCAAAAATGTCGAAATATTGAATTTCATTGGATTGCTGAGCACCAGAATATTGATGCTACCGACCAGCAGGCCCAAAATCCCCAGACGACGTTTTTGCACCTCTATTCCGCAGATAAAAATACAAATCCCCAGCGCCAGCAACAGCAGGAACAGGCTTTGCTGAGTCGCGGGCATAACCACGGAATATAAAAGCCCACCGATAGGAATGGCGGCCATCATGCCGATCAAAAAGTCCATCGCCATCATTTTCGGGTTCGGAGTGCGCATCGCCAGCGAGGTGATAACCGCAATAATGACCACCGCGCCTGAGCCGGAAGTCCAGCCGGTCCATAACCACAGTAAACAGCCCGCGGCGCTGGCAACAAAAGTACGCAGCCCGTTAATCAGCGCGTGGTGCATTTCAGCTGAGGCAGGCTTGATCACCACTTCACTGTTTAGCACGTTGCTTTCTGTACTGCTGATACTGCCGTTGGTATGTATGCCTTTGATCATCAACAATGCGCGGCTGGCGGAACCAATCCACGAATAAAGAGGTAGTGCGACGTTTTCCTCTGTCAGATCATTACCAATCTTGCGCAGTCGCTTAAGGATTTTACGCACGTCATCCTGATTTTCGATAGGTTCATTGACCAGTAGAACAATCTCGGAAGGCACCAGCTCTGGCGTGGTCTGCATAATAATGAAGGTTTCGCAGGCTTGAGTGATCATGCTCAGCGACAGGCTATGTAACGCCTTTATGCGCCGATTTACGCGCTGCCAGCGGGAAGACTCCATCATCAAGCTGGTTCGCATCCCATTGATTGCAGTGGAGCTTTTAACCAGGGTATTCCACGCCTTGTCGATATCTTCTTTTTCGGCCTGATTCAGGCTGAGTTTAAGCAATTTAAAATGGTCGAGCATCAGCTGGTCTACGGCACGATCGATATCTTTTTTGATCGAACGAGGAGAGAACAACAGATCGGCCACGATCGCAGCAACGATGCCGACGACAATTTCGCTACAGCGCTCAACGGCAAACTGCGGAGTTTCGGTAAGGTTAGATGAGGCGAGCACCACAATGATTAACGCGGTATAACCGGCCAGCCCTAAAGCATAGGAGTTTTCAACGCGAACGATTGAAGACCACCAGGTGCAAAAGCCTGCCCACAGGCAGCACACCAGCAGCATCAGTGCAGGTGCGCGAGCAAAGGTCATTACGATAGTAATTGCGGCGATACAGCCAATAAAAGTGCCGATAACACGTAATATCCCACGATGCCGAATTGCCCCGGCAAACGGCTCGCCGCCGGCGACCATGGCGGGTCCGGCGGCTACGATGGCAGCGGTCATCGCCGACCATCGAGGGGTTTCCAGATTGAGATAAAACCCAAACACCAATGCGCCCAGGATAGCAAAAGTCAACTTGCAGGCAAATCGCATGCGCAACAGAGATGGGCTAATCATTTATTTTCTCTTAGCCAAACTCGCGCAGGCGGTGCAGGAATTTGGTAAACCATGAGCCATTTTCTGCACGGTCGTGCTCACCAGCCACTACAACTGTCGCCGTGGTGCCTGCCGGGTACGGGTGTTTTTCGTCCATATCATTCAAAGTGATTTTTACCGGTACGCGCTGCGCCAGACGAACCCACTCGAGGTTGCTGTCGATACTTGCCAGGCCATCACTGGAATCGGTGCTGCTGCTGTCTGTCACCGCTGCCGCAACGCTGTTCACAGTACCGTGCAGAACTTTATTGCTGCCCAGCGGGGTGATTTCGACACGATCGCCAAGTTTAACGCGAGCCAGCTTGGTCTCTTCCATATACGCCAGTACATAGAAGGTGTGCTCTTTAACCAGCGCGATAGTAGTCTGGCCGCGAGTCACGAAGTCGCCTGGGTGAACGGTAAGGTTAGTGACCCAGCCATCAGCCGGAGCAACCACGGTAGTACGCTGCAGATCCAGCGCCGCTCCTGCTGCCGTTGCCTTGGCTTTCGCCAGCTGTTGCATGGTAGTTTGCAGGTCGTTGGTTGCCTGTTCGATAGCTTCGATAGACATTGCCTGAGTACCGAGTTTTACACGACGAGTCGCTTCGCGTTTTTTCTCGTCTGCCAGCGCCTGATAATAGGATACGTCGGCATTGGCCTGAGCCAATGCCACCTGATAACGCGGCTGGTCAATCGTAAACAGCACCTGGCCCTTGCTCACTAATTGGTTATCTTCAACAGGAACGGAGGTGACCAGTCCGGCAACGTCTGGAGCCATGGCGACAACGTCAGCGGTAAATTTTGCGTCACGCGTCCAAGGTGATTCTGTATAAAAGACCCAGGCACGGAAAATCGCGATGGCGGCCAGGACCACAATGATAAACGTTATTGCGTAACGTATTATTTTTATTGAAATGTTTTTCACGACAGCCTCAGACGAAAATGCAGGATATTAGATAGAAGAGACAGCAATACAATGCCGTATTAAATAATGCCGGATGCCAGACAAAATCATAAATCCCGGTAGGTGTCAAAATTCGGCGCAGTATGAAAAATATCGCTAGCGCCAAAAGTATTTCAAAGAACACCGGGGGAAACGACAATCCGAAAATCACCATTACCGGAAGCAAACTCATGGATATTTCCTTAGACTCTTACCACAAAGGTAGTGACGCACAGCAACCCTCATATTATTTATTAATTTTAACATTAGCGCGCGTTTTTGATTCAAAATTTTCAACAATACCAGCGCACTTCGAGAGAAAAATCTCTAAAGGTTGCGCAGAGGGGTAATGTAGGATTGCCAGAAAAGTCGGCGGAGGTAAGATACTTAATTTTACTGCATCCGAACTTGAGGCTTTTATCTCGACCAGTATATTAGCCTGCTTATTATCAAGACATCAACATTCTGTGATCACAATCACTTTTAAGCTGGGCTTAACAATGGATCGATTAAAACGCATGTCAATCTTTGCTCAAGTGGTTGAAAGCGGCTCTTATACCGCTGCAGCGCCTCGTCTACAAATGAGCGTTTCCGCCATTAGCCAAAGCATCTCCAAGCTTGAAAATGAATTACAAATCAAGTTGTTAAACAGGAGCACTCGCAGTCTCGGCTTAACTGAAGCGGGTAAGATTTACTACCAGGGCTGCCATAAAATGCTGCATAACGTTCATGAAGTTCATGAACAATTGTATGCGTTTAACAACACACCAACGGGTACATTACGCATCGGCAGCTCCTCGACAATGGCACAAAATGTCCTTGCAGCAATGACGGTCAAGATGCTCAGCGAGTATCCAGGCCTGACCGTGAATCTGGTAACGGGAATTCCTGCGCCGGATTTAATTTCTGACGGGCTGGATATTGTGATTCGCGTCGGTAAATTGCAAGACTCGAGTTTGTTCTCAAAGCACCTTGGCACAATGCCGATGGTAGTTTGTGCGGCGAAAAATTATTTGATCGAGAACGGCAAGCCTGAAGCTCCGACAGACATGGTAAATTTTTCGTGGCTGGAATACAGCATTCGCCCTGACAGTGAATTTGATCTGGTTTCACCTGAGGGTCAACCGATTCGCATCAGGCCGGAGGGGCGTTTTGTCTCCAACGATCCGCAAACCATCATCCGCTGGCTAACGTCGGGCGTGGGTATCGCCTATATTCCGCTGATGTGGGTGATTGATGAGATTAACTCAGGAGAGGTCGAGATTCTGTTTGGTAATTATCAGTCGGAGCCGCGCCCAGTTTACGCCTTGCATACGGAAAAGGACAAGCTGCCGTTGAAAGTGCAGGTGTGCATAAATTACCTGACGGAATATTTCAAAGAGGTGAGTAAGGTTTACCGCAAGCACCGCAAACGAGAGCCGGGGGCGAAATAAGAACCTTTCCACTTAAAAGGATTTTACTGAACAACATAAAGTTTAATAAACGAGGCCTTGGTGTTGCCATGTGGCAGCAAGAGAGCAAATCCCCAGGAGCTTACACAGGTAAGTGACTGAGGTTTGCGAACGCAGCTAACGCAGCACTGGCTTCAAGTAAGAAGATTATACAAATAATCAAGTAATTGGAGTCAGAGCAAGGCAGCAAGAGAGCAAATCCCCAGGAGCTTACACAGGTAAGTGACTGGGGTTTGCGAACGCAGCTAACGCAGCACTGGCTTCAAGTAAGAAGATTATGCCAAATAATCAAGTAATTGGAGTCAGAGCAAGGCAGCAAGAGAGCAAATCCCCAGGAGCTTACACAGGTAAGTGACTGGGGTTTGCGAACGCAGCTAACGCAGCACTGGCTTCAAGTAAGAAGATTATTTTTAGGCAGTGCCGCCAACGGTTAAGGAATCAAGTTTCAACGTAGGTTGGCCCACGCCGACCGGGACGCTTTGACCTTCTTTGCCACAAACGCCGACGCCTTTATCAAGCGCCAGATCGTTACCGACCATGGAAATCTGCTGCATTGCCTCGATACCTGAACCGATCAGGGTCGCGCCCTTCACTGGCTTGGTGATACGGCCTTTCTCAATCAGATAGGCTTCTGAGGTTGAGAAGACAAATT contains the following coding sequences:
- the aaeB gene encoding p-hydroxybenzoic acid efflux pump subunit AaeB, with protein sequence MISPSLLRMRFACKLTFAILGALVFGFYLNLETPRWSAMTAAIVAAGPAMVAGGEPFAGAIRHRGILRVIGTFIGCIAAITIVMTFARAPALMLLVCCLWAGFCTWWSSIVRVENSYALGLAGYTALIIVVLASSNLTETPQFAVERCSEIVVGIVAAIVADLLFSPRSIKKDIDRAVDQLMLDHFKLLKLSLNQAEKEDIDKAWNTLVKSSTAINGMRTSLMMESSRWQRVNRRIKALHSLSLSMITQACETFIIMQTTPELVPSEIVLLVNEPIENQDDVRKILKRLRKIGNDLTEENVALPLYSWIGSASRALLMIKGIHTNGSISSTESNVLNSEVVIKPASAEMHHALINGLRTFVASAAGCLLWLWTGWTSGSGAVVIIAVITSLAMRTPNPKMMAMDFLIGMMAAIPIGGLLYSVVMPATQQSLFLLLLALGICIFICGIEVQKRRLGILGLLVGSINILVLSNPMKFNISTFLDNATGQAIGCVIALLVLMLIRDKSRDKTGRTLLNRFVSSAVSALTTKAYRRRENHLPALYHQLNQLLVLFPNDMGKYRLALQLIIAHQRLKIAEVPVNEELSAFHKRIRNTADRVVSSQSEGKREYYYQRLLSEMSEYQQKLVEYDAPLKVTEPVRRLYDLLNNYQRAFLQ
- the aaeR gene encoding HTH-type transcriptional activator AaeR; the encoded protein is MDRLKRMSIFAQVVESGSYTAAAPRLQMSVSAISQSISKLENELQIKLLNRSTRSLGLTEAGKIYYQGCHKMLHNVHEVHEQLYAFNNTPTGTLRIGSSSTMAQNVLAAMTVKMLSEYPGLTVNLVTGIPAPDLISDGLDIVIRVGKLQDSSLFSKHLGTMPMVVCAAKNYLIENGKPEAPTDMVNFSWLEYSIRPDSEFDLVSPEGQPIRIRPEGRFVSNDPQTIIRWLTSGVGIAYIPLMWVIDEINSGEVEILFGNYQSEPRPVYALHTEKDKLPLKVQVCINYLTEYFKEVSKVYRKHRKREPGAK
- the aaeA gene encoding p-hydroxybenzoic acid efflux pump subunit AaeA, producing MKNISIKIIRYAITFIIVVLAAIAIFRAWVFYTESPWTRDAKFTADVVAMAPDVAGLVTSVPVEDNQLVSKGQVLFTIDQPRYQVALAQANADVSYYQALADEKKREATRRVKLGTQAMSIEAIEQATNDLQTTMQQLAKAKATAAGAALDLQRTTVVAPADGWVTNLTVHPGDFVTRGQTTIALVKEHTFYVLAYMEETKLARVKLGDRVEITPLGSNKVLHGTVNSVAAAVTDSSSTDSSDGLASIDSNLEWVRLAQRVPVKITLNDMDEKHPYPAGTTATVVVAGEHDRAENGSWFTKFLHRLREFG
- the aaeX gene encoding p-hydroxybenzoic acid efflux pump operon protein AaeX, whose protein sequence is MSLLPVMVIFGLSFPPVFFEILLALAIFFILRRILTPTGIYDFVWHPALFNTALYCCLFYLISCIFV